From Triticum aestivum cultivar Chinese Spring chromosome 4A, IWGSC CS RefSeq v2.1, whole genome shotgun sequence, a single genomic window includes:
- the LOC123083977 gene encoding putative bidirectional sugar transporter SWEET7d: MADLSFESIGFAGDAPAPQPSPPPQQDRAKNTFLILGYVFTAVLYFSQGPTVWGIWVARQVGQSKVDMFVVTLASCVVWMMYGLADPPTPPFVILNAVGIGFELLYLGLFFCFFEPRGRMSIAICLAAIAGASAIVAPPVFSVSPDPQLVFGIIGDISVWRENNVGNMSLLVAVALFLNGVSWTAYGHLADNLYFIVPGYFGIFFGAMQIIVWVLVRFIYHG; this comes from the exons ATGGCTGATCTGTCCTTTGAATCGATTGGCTTCGCAGGCGATGCTCCTGCCCCGCAGCCGTCCCCTCCTCCTCAGCAGGATCGTGCCAAGAATACTTTTCTGATTCTTGGCTATGTTTTTACAGCAGTTCTCTACTTTTCACAGGG TCCAACTGTTTGGGGCATATGGGTGGCGCGGCAAGTGGGGCAGTCCAAGGTGGATATGTTTGTGGTTACACTTGCTAGCTGCGTCGTTTGGATGATGTACGGGCTAGCCGATCCTCCCACACCCCCATTTGTGATTCTCAACGCTGTTGGCATTGGATTTGAG CTTCTGTACCTTGGATTGTTCTTTTGCTTCTTCGAACCCCGGGGCCGAATGAGTATTGCTATTTGCCTGGCGGCGATCGCTGGAGCTTCTGCCATAGTAGCTCCTCCTGTTTTTTCAGTTTCACCGGATCCACAGCTTGTCTTTGGCATCATTGGGGAT ATCTCCGTGTGGCGGGAGAACAACGTAGGGAACATGTCTCTGCTGGTGGCCGTGGCTTTGTTCCTCAACGGCGTCTCCTGGACGGCGTATGGTCACTTGGCTGACAACCTATACTTCATA GTGCCGGGCTACTTTGGTATCTTTTTTGGAGCAATGCAGATAATAGTGTGGGTTTTAGTGAGGTTCATTTACCATGGTTGA